A section of the Festucalex cinctus isolate MCC-2025b chromosome 7, RoL_Fcin_1.0, whole genome shotgun sequence genome encodes:
- the LOC144022530 gene encoding trypsinogen-like protein 3, with amino-acid sequence MELLLLLLVLGLTGASPLEDNKVCPPHSRPWQVSLQDGRRRCSGALVNKWWLVTSAACAPTSTSAIASLGEHDVTADEGTEQHIAVAEVIPHSPYRSPLHSLALVRLAQPARFDQHVQPIGLPARCPQPGESCSVSGWGSTVPNQNESPKLLKCLTVPVVDDQTCINSFPGYLFWSLGMVCAGGADAAGCLNDKGAVLECGGQLQGVQWFSLGCQNAANPSVYTKLCKYIEWMRRVMDSHTPTTTSARPMTSANP; translated from the exons ATGGAGCTTCTCCTTCTGCTTCTCGTTTTGGGCCTCACAG GAGCGTCCCCGCTGGAGGACAACAAGGTGTGCCCGCCACACTCCAGACCCTGGCAGGTGTCCCTTCAGGACGGACGGAGGAGATGCAGCGGCGCCCTCGTCAACAAGTGGTGGCTGGTGACATCCGCCGCCTGCGCTCCCAC CTCGACCAGCGCCATAGCGTCACTCGGGGAACACGACGTGACGGCAGACGAGGGCACCGAGCAGCACATCGCCGTGGCGGAAGTCATCCCCCACAGTCCGTACCGTTCGCCCCTGCACAGCCTGGCCCTGGTGCGCCTGGCCCAGCCGGCCCGCTTCGACCAGCACGTCCAGCCCATCGGCCTGCCGGCTCGCTGCCCGCAGCCCGGAGAGAGCTGCAGCGTCAGCGGCTGGGGCTCCACAGTGCCAAATCAAA atgagtCACCGAAGCTTCTCAAGTGTTTGACCGTGCCCGTCGTGGACGATCAAACTTGCATCAACTCTTTCCCCGGCTACCTGTTCTGGAGCTTGGGGATGGTGTGCGCCGGCGGGGCCGACGCGGCCGGCTGCTTG AACGACAAAGGCGCAGTGCTGGAGTGCGGCGGCCAGCTGCAGGGCGTGCAGTGGTTCAGTCTGGGCTGTCAGAACGCGGCCAACCCCAGCGTCTACACCAAGCTGTGCAAGTACATCGAGTGGATGCGCAGAGTGATGGACAGCCACACGCCGACCACCACCAGCGCCAGGCCGATGACCTCCGCGAACCCGTGA
- the apoc2 gene encoding apolipoprotein C-II, which translates to MNKLLVVAVLLALLAVSAESFRMPRQAEDKEEGPLTKLCNTVKSYYSDAVNTVSDYVETIKGLKLEEKAKNLYEETTTILSTYNSIVQDQIYHLLTSKP; encoded by the exons ATGAACAAGCTGTTGGTTGTTGCTGTGCTGCTTGCGCTCCTTGCTGTCA GCGCCGAAAGCTTCCGGATGCCGAGGCAGGCCGAGGACAAGGAGGAAGGTCCCCTCACCAAGTTGTGCAACACGGTCAAGTCATACTACAGCGACGCGGTCAACACCGTCTCCGACTACGTGGAGACCATCAAGGGCCTGAAGCTGGAGGAGAAAGCCAA GAATCTTTACGAGGAAACCACCACCATTTTGAGCACCTACAACAGCATCGTACAGGATCAGATCTATCACTTGCTCACCAGTAAGCCGTGA
- the apoa2 gene encoding apolipoprotein A-II, which translates to MNTKYAIALILALQVSMSLCEIPAPDQELVDKYEGYKATFYKRLLNAYSKLQAAAAPMVEKMGESPQGAAAKDYIEDLQNKPELQAAIKVGSALVEEVGPLVDKVRQSILGLYGQHVRPHVGKLLSETIDHVKVHLDKFLPAE; encoded by the exons ATGAACACAAAATACGCCATCGCCTTGATCCTGGCTCTGCAGG TCTCCATGAGCCTGTGCGAGATCCCCGCACCAGACCAGGAGCTGGTGGACAAATACGAGGGCTATAAGGCCACCTTCTACAAGCGCCTGCTCAACGCTTACAGCAAGCTGCAGGCCGCTGCCGCCCCCATGGTTGAgaaaatgggagagagcccccAGGGCGCGGCAGCCAAAGACTACATTGAGGATCTGCAGAACAAACCGGAGCTGCAAGCCGCCATCAAGGTTGGCAG CGCCCTGGTTGAAGAAGTCGGCCCCCTGGTGGACAAAGTCCGCCAATCCATCCTGGGCCTGTACGGACAACACGTACGCCCACACGTCGGCAAACTGCTGAGCGAGACCATCGACCACGTCAAGGTGCACCTGGACAAGTTCCTGCCTgccgagtaa